Proteins encoded within one genomic window of Cryptococcus neoformans var. grubii H99 chromosome 4, complete sequence:
- a CDS encoding GTP-binding protein ypt1: protein MSAPEYDYLFKLLLIGDSGVGKSCLLLRFADDTYTESYISTIGVDFKIRTIELEGKTVKLQIWDTAGQERFRTITSSYYRGAHGIIVVYDVTDRDTYTNVKQWLQEIDRYAVEGVNKLLVGNKSDLATKKVVEYAEAKAFADELGIPFLETSAKNATNVEQAFLTMSKQIKDRMGSSTMASGPGAKSTIKGLGQNVEQKTAGGCC, encoded by the exons ATGTCTGCCCCAGAATACGACTACCTTTTCAAG CTCCTCCTTATCGGTGACTCTGGTGTCGGAAAGTCCTGTCTGTTGCTCCGTTTCGCGGACGACACCTACACAGAGTCTTATATTTCCACTATCGGC GTTGACTTTAAAATCCGAACCATCGAGCTTGAAGGCAAGACTGTCAAGCTCCAAATC TGGGACACTGCCGGACAAGAGCGATTCAG GACCATTACCTCTTCTTACTACCGAGGTGCGCACGGTATCATAGTAGTCTACGACGTCACCGATCGGG ACACCTACACCAATGTTAAGCAATGGTTGCAAGAAATCGATCGATACGCTGTTGAAGGTGTCAACAAGCTCTTGGTTGGTAACAAGTCTGATTTGGCGACTAAAAAGGTTGTGGAGTATGCGGAAGCCAAGGCTTTCGCCGACGAGCTTGGTATTCCCTTCCTCGAAACCTCCGCTAAGAACGCCACCAATGTCGAACAAGCTTTCTTGACCATGTCTAAGCAGATTAAGGACCG AATGGGATCATCTACTATGGCTTCTGGACCTGGTGCCAAGTCCACCATCAAAGGTCTTGGGCAGAACGTGGAGCAGAAGACCGCTGGTGGATGCTGCTAA